In Lacinutrix sp. Bg11-31, the DNA window TGAGCCGGTTCCACTTGTAATTTCTTTCTCAGAAAGTTCTACAGGTTTTCCATTAATTATTCTCTTAAAATTCTCGTTTGTTAAAATATCATTTATTGTAGACTCATCTTTGTTATAGTTTTTTCTATATTCATAGTTGTTTCCGTCGTTTTTAAATTGATAAATTTTATCTCTAAAAACGAAAGAATAATGTGCTGAATTATATAAATCACCACCATGAGCAGCGATTGTTTCATTTAAAATTATCTGAGATTTTGTCAATTTATCGTTTTCAGAAGTGCTAACGGTTTCTTCTAAAGAATCAGTTGTGGTATTATTTTTATTATTACATGAAAAGAATACAAATGCAAAAAGGAGAACTGAAACAGTTTTTAATATAGACATTGTTGATTTTAATTTTTATAAAACTACTCACTTTGTCGTATTCAAAGCAAACAACTTTCAATGAAGGAATAATTAATCACCTTCTTAAGGTAAATGATTTAATTAATTTTTGTTGATTATGAGTTAGTTAACTGTTATATTTAATAAAATAAATAAAAAATGTATAATTACAAAGCAAAAATAATAGCCGTTTACGATGGAGATACTGTTACTGCAGTTGTGGATTTAGGGTTTCTTCATTCTCAAGAAATGAAATTAAGACTTTTTGGTATTGATACTCCAGAAATGCGAGGCGCAGAAAAAATAGAAGGGAAGAAGGTAAGAGATATCGTGCGTGAAATGATTTTAGATAAAGAAGTAGAAATACATTCTTATAAAGATAAACAGGGCAAATATGGACGTTATTTGGCAACTATTCTTATTGATGGATTAGATCTTAATAAATGGTTAGTAGATAATGGTCATGCTAAAGTTTATCTTCCATAAAAAAAGCGACTCATTAAAGAGTCGCTTTTAGTGTATTTTTATTTTTCTAATCCTGGAGGATATTTTGTCATAATTTCTGCAACAAACTCTTTAATTCTAGCTTCTCTTTTGTCTACATTAGAAGATGTGTTTAAGTAACCAGAGCCTTTTCCTTGCCAAACAAGTTCTTTCTTCTTAGCGTCTATTAAATCTATATATAAACTTCCTTGAGTTGAGGTACTTACATTGTTATTAAAGTTGTTATAGAATGGACTCCATCCCCAACCATAACCATAAGCTCCATAGCCATTATTGTATACGTTTACTTCTTGTCTTTCTTTTGTAAAAAGACTCACTAGTAAATCTGGGTTTTCAGACTTAGTAAAACCTTTAGCTAAAAGTTCTGTTTCTATAGCGCGTAAAATTCTACGTTTGTCTAAATCGCTAATTTCTGCTTTATCAATTCCTGTTTTAAAAAACGCAAAGGTTTTATACGAATTAAAGTCGGCATTTTTATCGTAATCGGAAGCTACCCGAACCGAAGTACAAGAACTAGCAATAATAAGTAACGCTAGAAATGGTAATGTTTTTTTTATTAATTTTTTCATAGTAAAAAGATGTTAAAGGTTATAACGAGTCAATTATAGCATCATCTACAATATTTGGCAATGTTACTTTTAGGTTAGGTTCGATTTCCATAGCGCGTTTTATTGCAAAAACAGCACCTTCGTTTCTTGCCCAACTTCTTCTAGAGATCCCATTATTAACATCCCAGAATAACATTGATTTTAAGCGTTTTGAAGCTTCTTTACTACCATCAAGAACCATACCAAATCCACCATTTATAACTTCTCCCCAGCCAACGCCACCACCATTATGGATGCTTACCCAAGTTGCTCCACGAAAGCTGTCTCCAATAACATTCTGGATTGCCATATCTGCTGTAAAGCGAGAGCCATCGTAAATATTGCTAGTCTCTCTGTACGGAGAATCTGTTCCAGAAACATCATGATGATCTCGTCCTAAAATAACCGTTTCAATCTCTCCTTTAGCAATGGCTTGGTTAAAGGCTTCTGCTATTTTTGCACGACCTTCAGCATCTGCGTATAATATTCTAGCTTGAGAGCCAACAACTAATTTGTTTTCTTGTGCACCTTTTATCCATTGGATGTTATCAGTCATTTGTTGCTGAATCTCCTTTGGAGAGTTCTTCTTTATTTCTTCTAAAACGGCACAAGCAATAGCATCTGTCTTTGCTAAGTCTTCTGGTTTACCTGAAGCACAAACCCAGCGGAATGGCCCAAAACCATAATCGAAACACATTGGACCCATTATGTCTTGAACATAGCTTGGATATCTAAAATCGATACCGTTTTTAGCCATAATATCTGCTCCAGCACGAGAGGCTTCTAATAAAAAAGCATTTCCATAATCGAAGAAATAAGTGCCTTTTGCTGTATGTTTATTAATAGCATCTGCATGACGACAGAGTGTTTTTTGAACTTCAATTTTAAATTGCTCTGGATTATTAGCCATCATATCGTTTGCATCTTCAAAAGATATTCCTGTTGGATAATAACCTCCAGCCCAAGGATTGTGAAGCGAGGTTTGGTCGCTTCCTAAATCGATATGAACATTCGCTTCGTCAAACTTCTCCCAAACGTCTACAATGTTTCCTAAGTAGGCTATT includes these proteins:
- a CDS encoding thermonuclease family protein, coding for MYNYKAKIIAVYDGDTVTAVVDLGFLHSQEMKLRLFGIDTPEMRGAEKIEGKKVRDIVREMILDKEVEIHSYKDKQGKYGRYLATILIDGLDLNKWLVDNGHAKVYLP
- a CDS encoding urocanate hydratase, with protein sequence MNSTFKTQILEGIPEHLPAPKPYEKNINHAPKRKAILSKEEEKLALRNALRYFDKKDHKELILEFKNELDTYGRIYMYRLRPDYKMYARPISEYPAKSKQAAAIMLMIQNNLDYAVAQHPHELITYGGNGGVFSNWAQYRLTMKYLAEMNDEQTLTMYSGHPMGLFPSHKEAPRVVVTNGMMIPNYSQPDDWEKFNALGVTQYGQMTAGSYMYIGPQGIVHGTTITVLNAFRKINKEPKGNLFVTSGLGGMSGAQPKAGNIAGCITVCAEVNPKITQVRLDQGWIDEKITNLDALVTRVNKAKAEKQTISIAYLGNIVDVWEKFDEANVHIDLGSDQTSLHNPWAGGYYPTGISFEDANDMMANNPEQFKIEVQKTLCRHADAINKHTAKGTYFFDYGNAFLLEASRAGADIMAKNGIDFRYPSYVQDIMGPMCFDYGFGPFRWVCASGKPEDLAKTDAIACAVLEEIKKNSPKEIQQQMTDNIQWIKGAQENKLVVGSQARILYADAEGRAKIAEAFNQAIAKGEIETVILGRDHHDVSGTDSPYRETSNIYDGSRFTADMAIQNVIGDSFRGATWVSIHNGGGVGWGEVINGGFGMVLDGSKEASKRLKSMLFWDVNNGISRRSWARNEGAVFAIKRAMEIEPNLKVTLPNIVDDAIIDSL
- a CDS encoding DUF4136 domain-containing protein gives rise to the protein MKKLIKKTLPFLALLIIASSCTSVRVASDYDKNADFNSYKTFAFFKTGIDKAEISDLDKRRILRAIETELLAKGFTKSENPDLLVSLFTKERQEVNVYNNGYGAYGYGWGWSPFYNNFNNNVSTSTQGSLYIDLIDAKKKELVWQGKGSGYLNTSSNVDKREARIKEFVAEIMTKYPPGLEK